GACTTCGGTAATGCTTAACGGCTGTTCCGAAAGAAGCTTTAACGAATGTGTAATCCTGTATTCATTCACAAACTGGGTAAAAGTCTTGTTGGTGATTTTCTTGAAGTAACGGCAGAATGAAGGCACTTTCATATTCGCGAGGTCGGCAATCTCCTCCAGGGTCATCTGTTCCCTGAAATGGTCTTTTACATAATTAAAAATAACATTAATTCTGTCATTGTCTTCCACCTGGGTCTGGAGATAATATTTTCCGGCATTCAGGATCCTGCAGTCCTGGGTAAAAGCCAGTTCATCCAGGATGCCCAGAAACCTGATCAGCCGGTCCAGCGATGATGAGTCATGCATATCTGCAATTTTTTTACCGATCTCTTTCTTGGTTTTTTCGCCGAATACGATCCCGGCTTTTGATTTTTCCAGCAACCCTGTGATCCTCTGCATTTCCGGAGTTTTCCAAATGGCCTCGCCTAAGAAATCAGGCTTGAACTGGACAACCATCTCATAATCATTGTTGGTGTTTTCATTCGTAAGCCCGCAGTGGGGAAGATTGCTGCCGATGAGCACCAGGTCGCCATCCGAGAAATAAGAGATGTTGCTCCCGATCTGCCTTTTCCCCGAACCTTTGCATACATAAATCAGTTCAATTTCCGGATGGTAGTGCCAGACATGGGATTTGATATTTTCATTGGTAAGGAATTTCAGGCTGGTAAAGCTGCTTCCTATGGTAGGATGGATGGCTTCAAAGGCAGGATGCGAATGTTTCATGGGAATGGTGTAATGCTATATTGACTAAATTATACACAAAATTAACAATTAATATTTAATTAATATACATACAAGGTTAATATAAGACATATATATGAAAATTATATGGTAGAATGCAGTAGATTACCGCTGTATCTTTGTCCTATAAATTATTGATAACAAAAACATTATCATGAATACATTCTTAAAAACCGGAATTCTTTTAGGATTCTCACTGATGTCAGCCAGCCTGATGAGTAAAGACAGGGATTTTTCTGTTTCCGTAGGAAAGATAACAGCTAAGACTGTTCATTTTGAAGTATCGAATGCCAAGAATATGTCAATATTCATCTACAATGATACGGAAGGTGAACTGTATTCTGAAAACCTGGGTTCGGAAGGCCATATAGCAAAATCCTATGACCTTCAGGCACTTTCCCCGGGAACCTATTACCTGATCGCAGAATCTGATTCCAGGGTAGAAAAGTATAAGATAAGCATTGATAAAAATAACCTGGTGAAGATGGAAAAAACGCCGGTAAGCGCCATCAGCAAACCCGAATTTACCATTTCAGGACATACCGTGAAACTTCACCTGGCCGAGGTTACTGTCCCTGTACAGATTTCTGTTTATGACGCCTCCAATACGGCCTATTATTCAAGCAGTAAAAAATCAGCTGAAGGAGCACTGGACCTGACATTTGACCTCAATCCGGAAAATTCTGATACGTATGTTATCCGGGTTGAACAGGGCGGGAATATTTTTAACAAAGTCATTGCTTTTAAATAAGATCCATAACTAAATTATAGATACATTCCTGAATTAAAGGGAATACAATTTTACGTACAGTCAGTTTTGAGGCAGCTCTTCTTTTCTTAAATCACGGAGAAAGAGTTGCCTCATTTTTTTAGTTATGGTGTCCCATATCAAGCTTAATTTTTTTCAAGTCCTCAAGTTCGTGAACCGGCCGTTCTATGTCATAAGGAAGGGGCATTTTTGAAAAGGTCTGAAAATACAGCAGGCAGGCATCTTTCCACCAGACAGCATCTCTTGACTGGATTTTAAGCTTAGACTGTACTTCTGCAAACCTCTGTTCATCAACATAAGGCTGCATGCGGTCCCAGGTAACCTGATAACGCCGTACATTTCTAACACCTGTATCATATTTATAACACAGTTCTTCCCATAATGTTTTTCCATCCTTCATTTTATAATTCCAGGGAACATGGTGAAACCACAGCAGGAGGTTTTCCGGGCAGGTATTGATATTGCCATAGATTTCGTTCAGCGGAGGATGATATTGTGAAACCGCGTTGCTTCCTGTTTTGGTCCTGTTAAACCCGAGTCCTTCCGCATCGGCCTGATGGTAATATACGGGAGACCAGTCCGGCCTGCCGCCTTTGTAATCGCCCCACGGCTCCGGCCCGTAATGGTGGCCTCCTGCGAAAATATGGTGAAGCCCTAAAGGCATCATATAATCCACCACGGTTTCCCTTGACGTGAGCATCATATCTTTCACCGGATCCAGAAAACGTTTATCATCTGTAAAAGTCATTTTTATCCATTCATCGGCAATCTGTTCCGGATTGAGCTCATGGTTCCAGGCCAGCCTCCCGAAGGCATACCAGTTTGCCTGTGCAAACTGATGGCCGGTCCAGTTCTTATCTTCCCCGATATTCGCCACCGCGGAGACAGCCGTAAGCTTCTGTGGGTGCAGCGTACCGTCTGTAATCCTGGCGATGGTTGATCCTTCTCCTTCTGCATAGGTATCGCTTTCCAGGGTTTCCTTAAACAGTGGTGCAAGATACGCCAGGTGATTAGACTGTCCCAGGTATTCCTGCGTGATCTGGAATTCAACCATTTCAGACGTCTTTTTTAAAGCCCCGAACAACGGGTTGAATGCTTCTCTCGGCTGGAAATCAATCGGTCCGTTTTTGATCTGGATGATCACATTATTCCTGAATTTACCGTCCAGCGGCACAAATTCCAGATAGGCCTGCTTGGCACGGTCTTCTTTGCTGGGACTGTATACAAAAGCCCTCCACATCACGATTCCGTTGTAAGGCTTCAGGACATCCGCCATCATATTGGCACCATCGGCATGGGTCCTGCCGTAATCCTGGGGGCCCGGCTGTCCTTCCGAATTGGCTTTTACCAGAAAACCTCCGAAGTCGGGAATCAGTCTATAGATTTCAGCGGCTTTATCTTTCCACCATTTCCGGACATTTTTATCCAGCGGATCTGAATTTTCCAATCCGCCGAGAGCTTTCGGGGATGAAAAATTAACAGAAAGATATACTCTGATCCCGTAAGGGCGGAAAATATCTGCCAGTGCCTTCACTTTAACCAGGTAGTCATTGCGGAGCATATCGGGTGAAGCGTTCACATTGTTAAGCACCACGGAATTGATTC
The sequence above is a segment of the Chryseobacterium sp. JJR-5R genome. Coding sequences within it:
- a CDS encoding AraC family transcriptional regulator — its product is MKHSHPAFEAIHPTIGSSFTSLKFLTNENIKSHVWHYHPEIELIYVCKGSGKRQIGSNISYFSDGDLVLIGSNLPHCGLTNENTNNDYEMVVQFKPDFLGEAIWKTPEMQRITGLLEKSKAGIVFGEKTKKEIGKKIADMHDSSSLDRLIRFLGILDELAFTQDCRILNAGKYYLQTQVEDNDRINVIFNYVKDHFREQMTLEEIADLANMKVPSFCRYFKKITNKTFTQFVNEYRITHSLKLLSEQPLSITEVCFESGFNNFSYFNKTFKEYIKKSPSQYRKEFNYLIE
- a CDS encoding alpha-glucuronidase, with amino-acid sequence MQQFRLYIMLFLMVIIPLTVFAEDGSRLWLRFPAKNGISADKIISRGNNPTLNIARKELSSHWQGQAVELRTDRSLKNLKGGYTIKTINNKLVISAEKETGLLYGVYHILRLQQIKSVVTDLDITEKPSYDVRILNHWDNLDGSIERGYAGRSLWKWEELPGKISPRYEEYARANASIGINSVVLNNVNASPDMLRNDYLVKVKALADIFRPYGIRVYLSVNFSSPKALGGLENSDPLDKNVRKWWKDKAAEIYRLIPDFGGFLVKANSEGQPGPQDYGRTHADGANMMADVLKPYNGIVMWRAFVYSPSKEDRAKQAYLEFVPLDGKFRNNVIIQIKNGPIDFQPREAFNPLFGALKKTSEMVEFQITQEYLGQSNHLAYLAPLFKETLESDTYAEGEGSTIARITDGTLHPQKLTAVSAVANIGEDKNWTGHQFAQANWYAFGRLAWNHELNPEQIADEWIKMTFTDDKRFLDPVKDMMLTSRETVVDYMMPLGLHHIFAGGHHYGPEPWGDYKGGRPDWSPVYYHQADAEGLGFNRTKTGSNAVSQYHPPLNEIYGNINTCPENLLLWFHHVPWNYKMKDGKTLWEELCYKYDTGVRNVRRYQVTWDRMQPYVDEQRFAEVQSKLKIQSRDAVWWKDACLLYFQTFSKMPLPYDIERPVHELEDLKKIKLDMGHHN